A single region of the Pontimicrobium sp. SW4 genome encodes:
- the mnmE gene encoding tRNA uridine-5-carboxymethylaminomethyl(34) synthesis GTPase MnmE, with protein MINNDNIIALATPSGAGAISVIRISGKDAITIVDNFFRSVKSQKSLSDQKTHTIHLGHILKNGKELDEVLVSVFKNPNSYTGENVIEISCHGSPYIQQEIIQLFLRHGCRIANPGEFTLRAFLNGKLDLSQAEAVADLIASDNEASHQVAIQQMRGGFSNEIKALRDELMNFASLIELELDFAEEDVEFANRDQFKDLIERITKVLKHLIDSFAVGNVIKNGIPVTIVGEPNVGKSTLLNVLLNEEKAIVSDIAGTTRDAIEDELTIGGIGFRFIDTAGIRDTQDVVESIGIKKTFEKIDQSQVVIYLFDAEISVSNLGVALVEIEKIKNRHPQKPLIIIANKIDKLDDIQLSELTTHIPNAILLSAKTGFGVEELTNKLLSLINTGALRNNDTIVTNSRHYDALLKALEEIQKVQQGMDSSLSGDLLAIDIRQALYHFGEITGEITNDDLLGNIFANFCIGK; from the coding sequence GTGATAAACAACGATAACATTATTGCATTAGCAACACCTTCAGGAGCTGGAGCTATTTCGGTTATTAGAATTTCTGGTAAGGATGCTATAACTATAGTTGATAATTTCTTTAGATCTGTAAAAAGCCAAAAGTCTCTTAGCGATCAAAAAACGCATACTATACATTTAGGACATATTTTAAAAAACGGCAAGGAGTTAGATGAAGTTTTAGTGTCCGTTTTTAAAAATCCAAATTCTTATACAGGCGAAAATGTTATTGAAATTTCGTGTCATGGAAGTCCATATATTCAACAGGAAATTATTCAGTTATTTTTGCGACATGGCTGTAGAATAGCAAACCCTGGAGAGTTTACCTTAAGAGCTTTTTTAAATGGTAAATTAGATTTAAGTCAAGCCGAAGCTGTGGCAGATTTAATTGCAAGTGATAATGAGGCATCACATCAAGTGGCAATACAGCAAATGCGTGGAGGATTTAGCAATGAGATTAAAGCGTTGCGTGATGAGCTTATGAATTTTGCTTCGTTAATTGAATTGGAATTGGACTTTGCCGAAGAAGATGTAGAGTTTGCCAATCGCGACCAATTTAAAGATTTAATTGAACGCATTACTAAAGTACTGAAGCATTTAATAGATTCATTTGCAGTTGGTAATGTGATTAAAAATGGAATACCTGTGACTATTGTAGGTGAGCCAAACGTTGGTAAGTCAACATTGCTTAATGTGTTACTTAATGAAGAGAAGGCAATTGTTAGTGATATTGCAGGAACAACAAGGGATGCTATTGAGGATGAATTAACTATTGGAGGTATTGGTTTTAGATTTATTGATACTGCGGGTATTAGAGACACACAAGATGTTGTTGAAAGTATAGGAATAAAAAAGACATTTGAAAAAATAGATCAATCGCAAGTGGTAATTTATTTGTTTGATGCTGAAATCAGTGTGTCTAATTTAGGAGTTGCACTTGTTGAAATAGAAAAAATCAAAAACAGGCATCCACAAAAACCACTAATAATTATAGCTAATAAGATTGATAAATTGGATGACATACAATTATCTGAACTAACAACTCATATTCCTAATGCTATTTTACTATCTGCCAAAACAGGTTTTGGAGTAGAGGAGTTGACTAATAAGTTGTTAAGTCTCATCAACACAGGTGCTTTAAGAAATAATGATACCATTGTAACAAATTCACGACATTATGATGCGCTTTTAAAAGCTCTTGAGGAAATACAAAAAGTACAGCAAGGTATGGATAGCAGTTTGTCAGGAGATTTACTAGCGATAGATATTCGACAAGCCTTATATCATTTTGGAGAAATTACAGGGGAGATTACCAACGATGATTTATTAGGTAATATTTTTGCTAATTTCTGTATCGGCAAATAG
- a CDS encoding DNA alkylation repair protein: MFVEDLTKLFGKYANAENASHMKNYMRGQFEFYGIKTKDRRALLKQAIEKNKEEVTSNIRELTFQLYNLSQREYHLTAIEIFDKQLRKKYLKSDIILIERLITENAWWDTVDFIAKWVLGNYLTMYPDMVEKTINGFSNVDNIWLNRSTIIFQLGYKHNTNEELLFRQCMAHKESNEFFIQKAIGWALREYGKTNPQSVLNFVNSTSLKSLSHREAIRNII, translated from the coding sequence ATGTTTGTAGAAGATCTCACTAAGCTATTTGGTAAGTATGCAAATGCAGAAAATGCGTCTCATATGAAAAATTACATGAGAGGTCAATTCGAATTTTATGGCATAAAAACCAAAGACCGTAGAGCGCTTTTAAAACAAGCTATCGAGAAAAACAAAGAAGAAGTCACTTCTAATATTCGTGAACTTACATTTCAATTATATAATTTATCTCAGCGCGAATACCATTTAACAGCTATCGAAATTTTCGATAAGCAACTCCGTAAAAAATACTTAAAAAGCGATATTATTTTAATTGAACGATTAATCACTGAAAATGCATGGTGGGATACGGTCGATTTTATTGCAAAATGGGTTCTAGGTAACTATTTAACAATGTATCCAGATATGGTCGAAAAAACTATAAATGGGTTTTCAAACGTAGATAATATATGGCTAAATAGAAGCACTATTATTTTTCAGTTGGGATATAAACACAATACCAATGAAGAATTATTGTTTAGACAATGTATGGCTCATAAAGAATCCAACGAATTCTTTATACAAAAAGCTATTGGTTGGGCACTTAGAGAATATGGAAAAACAAACCCTCAATCCGTATTAAATTTTGTAAATTCAACAAGTCTAAAGTCATTAAGTCATAGAGAAGCTATTAGAAACATTATATAA
- a CDS encoding rhomboid family intramembrane serine protease, with amino-acid sequence MGKIDLITIIIIGANVLVSLTGFNDFSFFEKYKFNIGGIRRGEQVRMLSSGFLHVDEMHLFFNMFTLYFFANPVMTHLGTFNFVLVYFASLVFGNLLSLYFHKNEYHYSAVGASGAVTGILYAAILLNPSMKLYMFFIPVPIPAYLFGIGYLLYSIYGMKKRSSNIGHDAHFGGAIGGYVITLILAPWLFTEHTLMVILLAIPIVLLYVMRKMGKI; translated from the coding sequence ATGGGCAAAATAGATTTAATTACAATAATTATTATTGGTGCTAATGTTTTAGTCTCTTTAACGGGGTTTAATGACTTTTCTTTTTTTGAAAAATACAAATTCAATATAGGAGGTATTAGACGTGGTGAACAAGTAAGAATGCTTAGTTCTGGATTTTTGCATGTCGATGAAATGCACTTGTTTTTTAATATGTTTACATTGTATTTTTTTGCTAATCCTGTGATGACGCATTTAGGAACATTTAATTTTGTGCTAGTGTATTTTGCGAGTTTAGTTTTTGGAAATTTACTATCCCTCTATTTTCATAAAAATGAATATCATTACAGTGCAGTAGGTGCAAGTGGAGCGGTTACTGGAATATTATATGCTGCTATTTTATTGAATCCAAGTATGAAATTATACATGTTTTTTATTCCTGTACCAATTCCAGCCTATTTGTTTGGAATAGGGTATTTGTTATATTCAATTTATGGAATGAAAAAGAGAAGTAGTAATATTGGTCATGATGCTCATTTTGGTGGCGCCATTGGAGGTTATGTGATTACTTTAATTTTAGCACCCTGGTTATTTACAGAACATACACTTATGGTAATTCTGTTAGCTATACCGATTGTACTTTTATACGTTATGCGGAAAATGGGCAAGATATAG
- a CDS encoding lysophospholipid acyltransferase family protein, with amino-acid sequence MKHLQLLAYIIIYPILWIISILPFRLLYILSDGIYIILYYVIGYRKKVVKDNLALVFPEKSKQDINHISKKFYHHFCDMIFESIKSLTISEKEILRRFKFTNIEELKQYETSNQSVILMCGHYASWEWSISVQKHIDFIGYGVYKRLRNPYFDRLVKRVRGKYNSYLISTKEIIPTLVKSKKEGKLFLCGMAADQSPKLNKAYHWTEFMGVKVPCYTGSEMIAKRLDLPIVFMAIKKVKRGFYETTFSTITKTPKDFKDYDLTDIFHKLVEEQIKTAPEYYLWTHKRWKHKDNVPKEFQ; translated from the coding sequence ATTAAGCATTTGCAACTTCTAGCATACATAATTATTTATCCTATTTTATGGATTATCTCTATACTTCCTTTTAGACTTTTGTATATCTTGTCTGATGGTATTTACATCATTTTATATTACGTAATTGGCTATAGAAAAAAAGTAGTAAAAGATAATCTAGCTTTAGTATTTCCAGAAAAAAGCAAACAAGATATAAACCATATCTCTAAGAAGTTTTATCACCATTTCTGCGACATGATTTTTGAATCTATTAAATCGTTAACTATTTCGGAAAAAGAAATATTACGTCGTTTTAAGTTTACCAATATCGAAGAACTTAAACAGTATGAAACTTCTAACCAAAGTGTGATTTTAATGTGTGGCCATTATGCTAGCTGGGAATGGTCTATTAGTGTACAAAAGCACATAGATTTTATTGGTTATGGTGTATATAAAAGATTACGCAATCCATATTTTGATAGATTAGTGAAGCGTGTAAGAGGAAAATATAATAGTTATTTAATTTCTACAAAAGAGATTATCCCTACACTTGTTAAATCAAAAAAAGAAGGTAAACTTTTCTTATGTGGTATGGCTGCTGACCAATCGCCAAAGCTAAATAAAGCCTATCACTGGACAGAATTTATGGGAGTTAAAGTACCTTGTTATACAGGCTCAGAAATGATTGCAAAACGTTTGGATTTGCCCATAGTATTTATGGCTATAAAAAAAGTGAAACGTGGCTTTTATGAAACTACTTTTAGCACCATTACAAAAACGCCTAAAGACTTTAAAGACTATGATTTAACCGATATATTTCATAAATTAGTTGAAGAGCAAATTAAAACAGCGCCAGAATATTATTTATGGACTCATAAACGTTGGAAACATAAGGATAATGTTCCAAAAGAGTTTCAATAA
- a CDS encoding ACP phosphodiesterase, translating into MNFLAHIYLSGDSDLITIGNFIADGIKGKDYRKYSRELQIGILLHREIDTYTDAHKIVRKSTKRLHEKYSHYSGVIVDILYDHFLAKNWDSYCDIPLDKYVDNFYDSLEEHFDILPLRIKKMMPYMITNNWLLSYASVEGIKKVLEGMNRRTHNRAQMNLAVNELEEFYEEFEIEFTSFFEELIIFAKEKLEFLSAQKTL; encoded by the coding sequence ATGAATTTTTTAGCACATATTTATCTTTCTGGTGATAGCGATTTAATAACTATCGGTAATTTTATAGCAGATGGTATTAAAGGAAAAGATTATCGAAAATACAGCAGAGAACTCCAAATTGGTATTTTGCTACATCGTGAAATAGATACATATACTGATGCTCATAAAATTGTTAGAAAAAGCACAAAACGATTGCATGAAAAATACAGCCATTATTCTGGTGTAATTGTAGATATTCTGTACGACCATTTTTTAGCTAAAAATTGGGATAGCTATTGCGATATACCTTTAGACAAGTATGTCGACAATTTTTACGATTCGTTAGAAGAACACTTTGATATTTTACCATTGCGTATCAAAAAAATGATGCCATACATGATTACCAATAATTGGTTATTGAGTTATGCATCAGTTGAAGGGATTAAAAAAGTGTTAGAAGGCATGAACAGAAGAACACATAATAGGGCTCAAATGAATTTAGCTGTGAATGAACTTGAAGAGTTCTATGAAGAATTTGAAATAGAATTCACTTCTTTTTTTGAGGAGCTTATTATTTTTGCTAAAGAGAAGTTAGAGTTTCTATCAGCTCAAAAAACACTATAA
- a CDS encoding LemA family protein, with the protein MTVTYALIGLVVLAAFYGVGIYNRLVKLKTLVAEAWSGIDVQLKKRYDLIPNLVETVKGYASHEKETFENVTKARSQAQNATTVEGQQAAENQLNKSLINLFAVAEQYPELKANENFLSLQNELSVVESDIEKSRRYYNGTTRDYNILIDSFPSNIIAGITNFTKAVFFEIDTDTERQNPQVKF; encoded by the coding sequence ATGACAGTAACATACGCATTAATTGGTCTTGTAGTATTGGCAGCATTTTATGGTGTTGGAATTTACAACAGATTAGTAAAATTAAAAACACTCGTAGCCGAGGCTTGGAGTGGAATAGACGTACAATTAAAAAAACGTTATGATTTAATTCCAAACTTAGTTGAAACCGTAAAAGGCTATGCAAGCCATGAAAAGGAAACCTTTGAAAATGTCACTAAAGCTAGGAGTCAAGCACAAAATGCGACGACTGTTGAAGGACAACAAGCTGCAGAAAATCAATTAAATAAATCGCTAATAAATCTATTTGCAGTAGCTGAACAATATCCTGAACTAAAAGCAAACGAAAATTTTTTAAGCTTGCAAAACGAATTGTCTGTTGTAGAATCTGACATTGAAAAATCAAGACGATACTATAATGGCACGACTCGCGATTATAACATTTTAATAGATTCGTTTCCTTCAAATATTATTGCTGGAATTACCAACTTCACCAAAGCAGTGTTTTTTGAAATAGATACTGATACAGAAAGACAAAACCCTCAAGTAAAATTTTAA
- the glmM gene encoding phosphoglucosamine mutase produces the protein MTLIKSISGIRGTIGGQVGENLTPIDAVKFASAYGTWIKQQRNKEDYRVVVGRDARISGEMIQNLVMNTLVGLGIHVIDLGLSTTPTVEVAVPMEHADGGIILTASHNPKQWNALKLLNHKGEFLNGADGEEILRLADSDNMNFSDVDSLGKITINEAYIDMHIDEVLKMPLVNKKAIEKAKFKVVVDGVNSTGGIAIPLLLERLGVHAVKLYCDPTGHFPHNPEPLKEHLTDLSEKVVKEHADFGIVVDPDVDRLAFVSEDGEMFGEEYTLVACTDYVLSNTPGNTVSNMSSTRALRDVTEKHGGTYEASAVGEVNVVELMKKNNAIIGGEGNGGIIYPELHYGRDALVGVALFLSLLADKKMKVSELRKTYPSYFMSKNKIQLTPGLDVDSILKEMETRYAKENITTIDGVKIDFPENWVHLRKSNTEPIIRVYTEAKSQQEADDLASKIMGEIKEIAGIN, from the coding sequence ATGACACTTATAAAATCTATATCTGGAATTCGTGGGACTATTGGCGGACAAGTAGGTGAGAATTTAACGCCTATTGATGCAGTTAAATTTGCATCGGCTTATGGTACCTGGATTAAGCAACAACGTAATAAAGAAGACTATAGAGTTGTGGTTGGTCGTGATGCGAGGATTTCTGGAGAAATGATTCAGAATTTAGTAATGAACACATTAGTTGGTTTAGGAATTCATGTCATAGATTTAGGATTGTCTACAACACCAACTGTTGAAGTAGCTGTGCCTATGGAACATGCCGATGGAGGCATTATTCTTACTGCGAGTCATAATCCAAAACAATGGAATGCTTTAAAATTATTGAATCATAAAGGTGAGTTTTTAAATGGTGCTGATGGTGAAGAAATTTTAAGATTAGCAGATTCTGATAACATGAACTTTAGCGACGTTGATAGTTTAGGTAAAATCACTATTAATGAGGCTTATATAGATATGCATATAGACGAGGTATTAAAAATGCCTTTAGTGAATAAAAAAGCAATAGAAAAAGCAAAGTTTAAAGTAGTAGTTGATGGTGTGAATTCTACAGGAGGGATTGCCATTCCTTTACTTTTAGAAAGACTTGGTGTGCATGCTGTGAAATTGTATTGTGATCCAACTGGACATTTTCCGCATAACCCTGAGCCTTTAAAAGAGCATTTAACAGATTTGTCTGAGAAAGTAGTTAAAGAGCATGCCGATTTTGGTATTGTGGTAGACCCAGATGTAGATAGACTAGCATTTGTTAGTGAAGATGGAGAAATGTTTGGTGAAGAATATACTTTGGTTGCTTGTACCGATTATGTATTGAGCAATACACCAGGAAACACAGTAAGTAATATGAGTTCTACAAGAGCACTTCGTGATGTAACAGAAAAACATGGAGGTACTTATGAAGCAAGTGCTGTAGGTGAAGTGAATGTTGTAGAATTAATGAAAAAGAACAATGCCATTATTGGAGGTGAAGGTAATGGTGGGATTATATATCCAGAATTACATTATGGTAGAGACGCCTTAGTAGGTGTCGCTTTGTTTTTGAGTTTATTGGCAGATAAGAAAATGAAAGTGAGTGAACTGCGAAAAACTTATCCATCTTATTTTATGAGTAAGAATAAAATACAACTGACACCAGGTTTGGATGTTGATAGTATTTTAAAAGAAATGGAAACACGCTACGCTAAAGAAAACATCACCACTATTGATGGCGTAAAAATAGATTTTCCAGAGAATTGGGTACATCTTCGTAAAAGTAATACAGAGCCTATTATTAGAGTTTATACAGAAGCAAAATCGCAACAAGAAGCAGATGATTTAGCATCTAAAATTATGGGTGAGATTAAGGAGATTGCTGGTATAAACTAA
- a CDS encoding TlpA disulfide reductase family protein: MKKTFLLLVLVILNYSCNKTQKQEPLTANTYEISVTAKGVVNGLRAYIKTAQGNREAVIDTAIVMNEQFVFSGKVASPSIQTITINGVKGTLPFVFESGRTLININKDSLFNSKVEGSQNNKDYNGFKQQYKKKADAINALNAEYGKAADQESRNKIIEKARQLNKEIQEFSMDFIADNPNSAFSLLLLETQIANKDINLEKLKSNYNALQSVINKNAAFISIGAKIKSQIEIIEASASLNIGKIAPNFTSPSIDGEMISLNDIKGKATIIEFWASWCGPCRRENPNIVRVYEKYKDKGLAIIGVSLDKPGNKARWQKAIEDDNLNWYHVGSLQYFNDPVARMYDINSIPASFILDENGKIVAKKLRGSDLEKQIASMLD; the protein is encoded by the coding sequence ATGAAAAAGACATTCCTACTTTTAGTCTTAGTAATATTAAATTATAGCTGTAATAAGACTCAAAAACAAGAGCCTCTTACTGCAAATACTTACGAAATATCTGTAACAGCCAAAGGAGTTGTTAATGGTTTACGTGCTTATATTAAAACTGCCCAAGGTAATCGAGAAGCAGTTATAGATACTGCAATAGTCATGAACGAGCAATTCGTTTTTAGTGGCAAAGTCGCTAGCCCTTCTATTCAAACAATTACTATAAATGGTGTTAAAGGTACTTTACCCTTTGTCTTTGAATCTGGAAGAACCTTAATAAACATTAATAAAGATAGTTTGTTTAACTCGAAGGTTGAAGGCTCACAAAATAATAAAGATTATAATGGGTTTAAACAGCAGTATAAGAAAAAAGCTGATGCTATTAATGCTTTAAATGCTGAATACGGAAAAGCAGCTGACCAAGAATCTAGAAATAAGATTATAGAAAAAGCAAGACAGTTGAATAAAGAGATACAAGAATTTAGTATGGACTTCATTGCTGATAACCCAAATTCAGCTTTTTCACTTTTGCTACTTGAAACACAAATTGCTAATAAAGATATTAATCTTGAAAAATTAAAAAGCAATTATAATGCTTTACAAAGTGTAATTAATAAAAATGCCGCATTTATCTCTATTGGGGCAAAAATAAAAAGTCAAATAGAAATAATTGAAGCTAGTGCTAGCCTAAATATTGGTAAGATAGCTCCTAATTTCACATCTCCATCCATTGATGGTGAAATGATTTCATTAAATGATATTAAAGGAAAAGCTACTATTATTGAGTTTTGGGCTTCTTGGTGTGGCCCTTGTAGACGTGAAAACCCTAATATTGTTAGAGTTTATGAAAAGTATAAAGATAAAGGATTAGCTATTATTGGAGTGTCTTTAGATAAACCTGGTAATAAAGCTAGGTGGCAAAAAGCTATTGAAGATGATAATTTAAACTGGTATCATGTTGGTAGTTTACAATATTTTAATGATCCTGTTGCTAGAATGTATGATATTAATTCAATCCCTGCTTCATTTATTTTAGACGAAAATGGTAAAATAGTTGCAAAAAAACTAAGAGGCAGCGACTTAGAAAAACAAATAGCTTCAATGCTAGATTAA
- a CDS encoding ATP-binding protein, whose translation MNSKLSFIIILLFSLNIASQNQSFYETLGSIQELRKLSRNESLNSNDRINYAKRALSLSENTKVDTTILKSNRNLAAVYLYLDQYDDFQKVSFKILKLAKKVGDSKALAIAYNNLGWYNYVNSQNDSAFFYYKKAKKLFHNLKNEKQEEGFILFNIATIQKKYADFSNSEYSAIKSLELIKTLPENQYNLDTLWGIYNLLGLIKKKQKQYQQSNDYYKEALSFCDKLSDDSECKLFININLAELYKEQKLFNKSIKIYNKLLNDIVLINDPINYATIINNLAYVKFKAKHNDNDKIITLFNKAYKICDSLNYKYEKAASGNDLSEFYLSLGQKDSSIKYLERSYALSKTNKYNTEVLRSLYLLSKSIEGEKGKQYLYEYITLRDSLLNEEHIMQNKFARIEFETDEVVAENIKIAKDRSVLFIIACSLFIGSILLYVIYSQRLKNKQLVFESTQQKANEDIYSLMLSQQSKLEEGRINERQRISEELHDGILSKLFGIRVGIEFLLVKTKMKDALKKRFNDYINDIQSTELEIRDISHELKDGLASHKINFKNIIEHYLKTQSELHSLHYNLNSDPNISWDTINDNLKMNLYRIIQETLQNTIKHAKASHINVSFNQINKKLVLVVKDDGIGYDSKTATKGIGLSNIKSRVQNLGGEFQIESNSTNGTTITAEIPIIN comes from the coding sequence TTGAACTCAAAATTATCCTTTATAATAATTTTATTGTTTTCACTCAATATTGCATCTCAAAATCAATCTTTTTATGAGACTTTAGGTAGCATTCAAGAATTAAGAAAGTTGTCGAGAAATGAAAGTTTAAACTCGAATGACAGAATAAATTATGCTAAACGTGCATTGTCTCTTTCAGAAAACACAAAAGTTGACACAACCATTCTTAAGAGTAATAGGAATCTTGCTGCAGTTTATCTATATCTAGATCAATATGATGACTTTCAAAAAGTAAGTTTTAAAATTTTAAAATTGGCAAAAAAAGTTGGGGACTCAAAAGCTTTAGCTATTGCTTATAATAATTTAGGCTGGTATAATTATGTTAATTCTCAAAATGATAGTGCTTTTTTCTATTATAAAAAAGCAAAAAAATTATTTCATAATTTAAAAAATGAAAAACAAGAAGAAGGGTTCATTTTATTTAACATTGCAACTATTCAAAAAAAATATGCTGATTTTAGTAATAGTGAATATAGTGCTATAAAGTCTTTAGAATTAATAAAGACTCTTCCCGAAAATCAATATAACTTAGATACTTTATGGGGTATATATAACTTATTAGGCTTAATCAAAAAAAAACAAAAACAATATCAACAATCAAATGACTATTATAAAGAAGCGCTTTCTTTTTGTGATAAACTATCGGATGATAGTGAATGTAAACTCTTTATCAATATAAATCTAGCAGAACTTTACAAAGAACAAAAGTTATTTAATAAATCTATTAAAATTTATAATAAACTTCTAAATGATATTGTATTAATTAATGATCCAATAAATTACGCTACTATAATAAACAACTTAGCCTATGTAAAGTTTAAAGCAAAGCATAATGATAATGATAAAATAATTACCCTATTTAATAAAGCATACAAAATTTGTGATAGTTTAAATTATAAGTATGAGAAAGCAGCTTCTGGAAACGATTTATCTGAATTCTATTTATCCTTAGGACAGAAAGATTCATCTATAAAATATTTAGAGAGATCCTATGCTTTATCAAAAACTAATAAATATAATACAGAAGTACTAAGATCTTTGTATCTCTTATCAAAATCAATTGAAGGAGAAAAAGGCAAACAATACTTATATGAATATATAACTCTTAGAGATAGTTTACTTAATGAAGAACACATCATGCAAAATAAGTTTGCGCGAATCGAATTCGAAACAGACGAAGTTGTTGCTGAAAATATAAAAATTGCTAAAGACCGTTCTGTACTCTTTATAATTGCTTGCTCCTTATTTATAGGTTCAATATTACTATATGTTATTTATTCACAACGCTTAAAAAACAAACAATTAGTTTTTGAAAGTACACAACAAAAAGCAAACGAAGATATTTATTCCCTGATGCTTTCTCAACAATCGAAACTGGAAGAAGGGCGTATAAATGAACGTCAACGCATTTCGGAAGAACTTCACGATGGTATTTTGAGCAAATTATTTGGAATTAGAGTAGGTATTGAGTTTTTATTAGTAAAAACTAAAATGAAAGATGCTTTAAAGAAAAGATTTAACGATTACATAAATGATATACAGTCCACCGAATTAGAAATACGTGATATCTCTCACGAATTAAAAGATGGGCTTGCTTCTCATAAAATTAATTTTAAAAACATTATTGAGCATTATTTAAAAACTCAAAGTGAATTACATTCCCTACATTATAATCTAAATTCTGATCCAAATATCTCTTGGGATACAATTAATGACAATTTAAAAATGAACCTATATCGCATAATACAAGAAACTCTTCAAAATACTATAAAGCATGCGAAAGCAAGTCATATTAATGTTAGTTTTAATCAAATAAACAAAAAGCTTGTGCTAGTAGTTAAAGATGATGGTATAGGTTATGATTCAAAAACAGCAACAAAAGGAATTGGGTTGAGTAATATAAAATCGAGAGTTCAAAACTTAGGAGGGGAATTTCAAATCGAATCTAACTCGACTAATGGAACTACTATTACTGCTGAAATTCCAATAATAAATTAA